The following is a genomic window from Chitinophaga caseinilytica.
ATGCCGGCGTTCACGGGCAGGATGAAAGAACCGTCGCCGGCGGGCAAAATTGCCGTTTGTGCGATGGCGTGTTGATCGATGAGCCCTTTCACCCGGAAAGTTTGCTTCATGCCCGGTTTCAGTTTCGCGGCAATTTCAGCCGGGATCTCCAGGTACGTCCAGCCGGTTTTGTCTCCGGCGTTGGCAAATTTTTTCAGGATGGCGGTGAATCGGGTCATGCCCCCAAAATTACATCAATTCGATCAGTAACCATATCGTTGCCGGCGGTATTGGCCTGCCGTGTCTGGCTGGTGGCGGACCTGGATATGGCCACCCTTCACCCGTTTGTCGAACTTCCGGTATTCTACGATGCTGGAATCTTTTTTCGTGAAGATGATCTGGCCGGTAAGGTCTACGCCCACGGTGGTTTCGCGGTTCACCGGCGCAACGTATACCGGGTAATGCGCAAAATCGATGACCATGGAATCGAGGTATTGGTAGGAAATGTAGAGATAGTTGAAGCCGGCTTCCCGCATCGACTGCATGCCGGTCCGCGTGTAATCGCTATAGTATTCGAATTCTTTCAGATCGAATGGGAAATGACCTTTTTCTTTCGTGTACCGCTTCACGGCGCTGGAAAAAGCGTAAGTGGGATAGATTTTCCGTTTCTTTTTCTTCTTTCCGACCGGCAGCACGGACGCGGGTTTCGAAGCGTCGAACGTATGCGGGGAGGAAGTGCAGGCCGAAAAAGAAAGCAGCCCATAGCCAGGTATAGCGCGTATTGTTTCATCAGTCGGGATTAATGCCACAATATTAACATATGAACTGTTAACTAAAATCCAAAATGGCTATTGCATGTGGGCGAGATGGTATGGATCGCTGCCGAAGTGCCGGATATAGGCGCTGCGCAGTGCCGCCGGCGTTTCGAAACCGCAGCGGATGGCGGTGATGAGCATCGATTTGCCGTTGCGGTGAAGGAGGTGGAAGGCGTGGTACATGATCAGCATGTGATGGTAGTCGTTCGGCGAGATGCCGAATTCCTGCAGGAAGCCATTCTGGTATTTATACCGGCTGAGGTGAAACTGTTCGGTGAGCATCTGCACATCGGTCAACAAACCCACGTCTTGCCGGGCCTGCGTGAAAATATCGTGCAGGGCCACTTTATCGGCCGGGGTAAGGCGTACATGCCGTTTGATGGCGGCCATCCTGTTTTGCATGGCGGCGGCCAGCAGCAGATCGATGCAGATGCGGCGGAGAAAGCATTGCGCCACGTCGCCGATGTAGCTGCAATGCAGCACCTGGGTCAGCAGCATGTTCACCAGTTCGTTGGCGCGCAGGTTCACCGCGGGCTGTGCGCCATGGAGCCAGGCGGCGGCTTTGCCGGCCAGGGTGGCCAGTTGCGGCCAGGTGGCGGAAAGGCGGACGAGGTCTTCCGGCCGGATGTCTGCCCGGAAAGCGCAGTAATACACATCGGCGGAAAGACGGTGGAATTTTTCGCCGGGGTCTTCATCCTGGTACATCCCGCATCCGAAGAAAGCCGTTTTTTCAGCTTGCTCGCAAGGCATTACCCTTTGCAGTACCTGGATGGAGCAGCAGGGCTCCCTGGGCTCTTCGGGGCTCAGCTGCAGCGGTTCGTGGGTGATGACGTCGTGTATCCGGATGGTGAACGGCGCCACGCGGATCACCTGGCTGATGCGGTCGTGGGCGCTGTCGCGGAAAAAGTGCTTCAGTGCGCAGGGGATTTGCAGCGGCCAGTAGTCTTGCGGAATGTGGCGAAGGTCTTCCGTTGCCACGGCGGCCGACAATACCGGCAGCGGAATGACGCCTGGCGGTGGTGGTGCTGGGATTACCGTTTTGCGGTGGGGCCGCGTTTCGTGGAGGAAGTAACGGTATATATTCCGCATGTTGAGCCGGAAGTGGGGCGCCCGGTAGTGGCGCGCTTCCAGGAGGTACATCATGCTGTAGCGTTCGTGACGGAAGAAAAGGTCTTTGAGCCGGAGGTATTCGGTGAGGGAATACCGCGGGGCGGGGCGGATATCGCGGGCAGCCTGCCAGGTTTTGAGGAACGAGGGCACTTTTCCTGCGTCGGTGAAGCCGGGAGGGAACACGGCGGGCAGGGGGTGGAACAGGAGGTCGTGCAGCAGGATGGCGATGTATTGTTTGACGGGTTTGTGCTTGCGGCGGTCTTTCCGCGAGCGGGGCCGGCGGATCCAGCTCCAGAATTTCAGGCACTGGAGGGTGTTGAGCCAGGCGGCGTGGTAATGTTCCCGGTATTGCAGGGCCATGGCTTCCAGCCAGCGCTGTTCCATGTCGGGCAATGTGCCTGGAGGGATGAAGTTGCGGAAGCTCCCTGCGCCCAGGCCCAAAGTGGTGAGGAGCGCGCTCCCTTCCGGGGTGATGCGCATCCATCCGCCCGTTTCCTGCAAAAGATAATGCCTTTCCAGTTGTGTGAGGGCCGCCAGCGCGGGCTCCGGCTGAAGGGCACTCCCCGCCAGGGCTTCTTCGCGCGTGCACATGCCGCTCCGTTCCATCCACGACAGCATCCGGACGTGATCCTTCGACAGCACGCCGGCATAACGGCCCGCCAGTGAGCTACCGGAGGCTTTCATAACGCTGGGTTTGCGGGTGGAGGAACAGGCACATACTTCTCGATTGAAGGGGTCAGCAGGTGAAAAATTTCGGTTGATACATATAATAGATGCACCCCGGGCACGATGGGGGTAAGGTGACCGGGGCTTTTTTACTGACACAATTTGCACATATCAGTTTGCCTACTCCGCGGTCTCCTCCGCCGATTTCAACCGCAACTTTTCCTCTTCCAGGTCCAGCAACCCCAGGTACTTCCGGATCACCCCGTCGTCTGTACTATACGACGCCGCATTGATCTCCAGCAAATAATTCCGCTGCACCTCCAGCAGCTCGAACGCCACTTTGCGGTACACCTCATGATCGCCGTCGGCCACATTCCCCCGCGCCAATTCTTCCGCCACGTACCGCGCCCGCAAATGCTGCAGCGGGATGTTGTTCGCCAACTCGTTTGCGTAATGTTCGTCGAGATACCGGATGCCGAGTGCCGCCAGTTTTTCGCGGACGATATGGTCTTGCTCTTCCACCGGTTTGGGATGGTCCGCATCTTCCATATCCAGTTTCTTCACGAGCCAGGGGAGCGACAGCCCCTGCACCACGAGCGTGAGCAGGATAACGGTGAACGTGATGAACAGGATGAGGTTGCGCTGCGGGAAGGAGAACGGCAACGAAAGCGCCGCCGCCAGCGATACCACGCCGCGCATGCCCGCCCATCCGAAGATCAGCGGGCCTTTCCAGCCGGGGCTGGGATCGGCCGTGGTGATGAACCGGCTGATGAACACGGTGAACACGGAGGCGAAATACGTACAGGCCAGCCGGGTGACGATGAGCACCAACGTGACTAGCACGCCGTAACCGATGGCGCTGCCCAGCGAAACGGGGCCCAGGTCGCGGATGACGACGGGCATCTCCAGCCCGATGAGCAAAAACACGAGCCCGTTGAGCACGAAGGCGACCGCGCTCCAGACCGTTGTGCCCCGCAACCGGCTGCCGGCCGACAGGAATTTGTGGCTGCGGTAAGAAAGGAACAATCCCCCGCTCACCACGGCCAGTACGCCGGAGAAATGGAACATTTCCGCGGTGAGGTACATCACGTACGGCGCGGTGAGCGTGAGCACGATGTCCATATTCGCGGAAGTGGGGAGTTTGCGGTGCAGGAAATAATAAACGATGGCCACGGCGATCCCGATGGCGATGCCCATGAAGATCACGGTGACGAAACTAATGGCGGCTTCCTGGAAAATGAAACGGCCGGAGTCTACCGCCACGAGCGCGAAGCGGAAGACGATGAGGCTGGATGCGTCATTCAGCAGGCTTTCCCCTTCGATGATGGCCGAAAGCCGTTTGGGGACTTTCACGTATTTGAGCACCGAAGTGGCGCTGACGGCGTCTGGCGGCGATACGATCCCTCCCAGCAGGAAACCCAGTGCCATGGTGAATCCCGGGATGAAGGAACTGCTCACCCAGGCTACGATGAACGAGGTAACGATCACCATGATGAAGGCGAACGAACCGATGACGCGGCGCCAGCGCCAGAGGTCTTTCCACGAAGTGTACCACGCCGCTTCATATAATAACGGGGGAGGAAAATGACGAAGATGTACTGCGGATTGATGGCCACGGCCGGGATGCCGGGAATGGCGCAGAGCGAAAGGCCGCCCAGCAGCAGGATGATGGGATAGGCGACGCGGATCTTCTGCGACAGCATAACGAGCAGCTGGATGAAAATTACCAGCAGGATGAAGAGGAAAAACTGATGCTCCATATCGTATTATAGGTTTTGCGGCCTGAATTTTTCGGGCCGGGCGATGTTGCGGCCGGATTCCATGAACACGCCGTTGCCGCGATAGTGCACGGTGCGGGGGTACCTGGGCCAAACGGCCGCCGTTGCTCTCTTGACTTCCAAAATAAAGAAATTATACTTCTCCAGCATTTTCCGGTCGGCCACGCGGCACTCGAAATGTGCGTAGCATTCTTCGATAACGGGGGCAGATACGGTGGCGGCTTCGCCGGGCGTGAGGTGGAATTTTTTGAATTTGTCGACGCTCCGGCCCGAGGTGTTGCCGATGCCGATGATAGTGTCGAGCATATCGGCGGTGGGAATGTTGATGACGCATTCCCCGCTTTGGCGGACCATATCGAAACTGTGATTGGTGGCGGTGATCATGCAGCCGATGAGGGAAGGCGAGAATTCCATGACGCAGTGCCAGCCCATCGTCATGATGTTGTTCCGGTTTTGCCACCGGGAGCTGACGAGCACGATGGGCCCGGGTTCCAGGAGCCGCCGGATTTGTTCGACGGGCATATCTGTTTTTCGGTAGGAGCGTTTCATGCGGAGGGTTTTATTATTGAAACAGAGGAGTCGCAAGCAAGTTTGAGGGGATGGGAATTTTTTTGAAACGGGATGGTACCAAACAGGAAGTGGCACGTCTCCACATCAGGTGAGCCACATCCGGGCCCGGAATAGCGTAGCGCAGGCAGCAATGTTGGTGCGGCTTCCGGAAGAATCGTCTGCCGATCGTCAATTAAAAGCTATGTTTATAAAATCGGGCAGAAGATTTTATCGCAGTGCTTGGATTTGTATAAAAGATCATGTACTTTTAGTAAATACTAATATTATTTGAACGAGAAAAATTCCACCGTTACTGGAAACGCATGAAACTCATGCATTAACCCTCCGCCATTCTATAATCCAGCAACGTCCCTGGGATGTCCATTTTTTATCAGGTTAGATCGAATATGTCCATTCACTAAAAAACATTTTATGGGAACCGGCTCAAGAGAGAAAGCCAAAAATCAAAATCGATATACTTGAACCACGTCAGTTCAAACCAGTCTTAATAGTCCATTCTTAAAACCGACGGCAGGCCCGTATCTGCAGACGTATGCCTGTTTGTGACCGGTGTAGACGGTTGTGCCGTGTACGCGGCATTTTATTCACTTTTAAAATCCCATGTTATGACAGATAAATAGGCTTACACATAAAACCGGCAATATGGGAGTATTGCCGGCAGGCAAAGCCGGGAGAAGCTTTGCCGAGATACAGTTCAAAAATCTTCGCTGAACTATAACGCATCAAAAATATGAAAAAAAGAGGAATATTGCTTTTTTGACAAAAGCGATAAGCGGAACCTTTTTCCTTACCGCCGCACTATCCGGTCCCCTTTCCGTTCACGCTTCCATAGCCTCCGGCCTGTATTTTCAACAGGTACAAACCGTTAAAGGCAAAGTGATCAGTGAACAAGACAAGCAGCCTGTTCCCGGCGCCGCCGTGCAAATCAAGGGCACGAGCAAAGGCACCGTCACGAACGAAAATGGTGAATTCACCATTCAGGCCAACACCGGAGACATTCTCATGATTTCCAGCATCGGCTTCACTGCCCAGGAGATAGCCGTTGCGGCGGGCAAATCCTACGACGTTACACTTGCATTTTCCAATACTTCGCTCGATGAAGTAGTGGTAACAGGTTATTCCGCGCAGCGCGTGAAAGACCTTACGGGTGCAGTAGCCGTAGTAAACGTAAACCAGATGAAACAGCAGCCAGTGGCCAGCCCCGTGGAATCACTCCAGGGTAAGGCCACCGGTGTTCAGATCATCAGCGATGGCGCCCCCGGTGCCACGCCCCAGATCCGTATCCGCGGTTTCAGTACCATCAACAACAATGATCCCCTGTTCGTAATCGACGGTGTGCCGTATGAAGGCAAACTTTCGTGGCTCGATCAGAACGACATCGAAACCATGCAGGTACTGAAAGATGCATCTTCTGCATCCATCTACGGTGCCCGCGCCAACAACGGCGTTGTGATCATCACCACCCGCCAGGGCGTGAAAGGGCCGCCGAAGATCAATCTCAGCTCTTATTTCGGTACGCAGGTGCCCAACAAGAACGCCTTCCCCAAAATGATGAACCCGCAACAATACGCGGAATACGTCTACGAAGCATTCAGGAACTCGGGCCAAACCCCGGGCCAGGAAGGCACCACCGGCAACAACTACGGTACCGGCGCCACGCCGACGCTTCCCGAGTATCTCGTGGCCGGAAAAGTGACGGGACAGAAAGTAACCGCTGCCGATGCAGACCCTTCCCGCTATAACTACAGCCGCGCGAGCGAAACCTTTTACCAGATCACCAAAGCGAACAAGCAAGGTACCAACTGGTTCGACGAAATCTCGCAAACCGCGCCCATCCGTAACGTTCAGCTGGGCGTAAACGGCGGCGGCGATAACGCTACCTACGCCATCGGCGCGGGTTACCTCGGCCAGAAAGGCACCATCCGCCACACCGGCTATAACCGCTACAACGGTCGCGCCAACACCCGGTTCTCCGCGTTCAACAACCATTTCCGCTTCGGCGAAAATATGCAGTACAGCTACGAAGAATTTGTGGGCGTAGGTGTGAACCCCAACGTTTCCGGCGACTACCAGGGCGAAGGCAGTGCCCTCGGCTTTGCATACCGCATCCCCGTGATCATCCCTGTATATGATATTATGGGCAACTTCGCCGGCAGCCGCGGCGATAAGCTCGGCAACGCCCAGAACCCCCTGGCGCTGCTTTATCGTGCTAAAGACAATGTCCAAAAAAGAAACTTCTTCTTCGGGAACGTATTCGGTGAAGTGGACCTCGTGAAAGGGCTCGTGGCCAAAACCTCTTTCGGGTTGCGCTACGAAAACTACAGCGGCATTTCGCTCACTTACCCGAACCTCGAATTCTCCGAAGGCAGCGCCGCCAACGGCATGTCGGAAAACCAGGGCTTCAACACCGAATGGACCTGGACCAATACCCTGACCTACAAATGGGAAGTAGCCAACGTTCATTCACTGACGGTGCTCGCCGGTACGGAAGCGTTCCGCTCCCGCAACCGCTTCCTGTCTGCCGGTCGTAACGATTACTTCCTGCTCGGGCAGACGGATTATTATTACCTCCCCGCCGGTGCGTCCAACATCAACAACACGTCCAGCGGCGGTGTGGGCTCGCTGTTCTCCATCTTCGGCCGTGCGGATTATTCCTTCCGCGACCGTTACCTCGTTAGCCTTACGGTACGCCGCGACGGATCTTCCAACTTCAGCAAAAACAGCCGGTATGGTACCTTCCCTGCAGGAAGCATTGCGTGGCGCCTGTCTGAAGAGGATTTCCTCAAAGGCAACAAGTTCATCACCGATCTGAAACTGCGCGCAGGTTATGGTATTACCGGTAACCAGCGTATCCCTGCGTTCCAGTACATCGACCGTTACGAAAGCCTTATCGCCAACGCCTTCTATCCCTTCAACGGGAAGTCGGTTACCGGAGGCGTTTGGCAGAAAGCATATAAAAACGAGAATGTGAAATGGGAGGAGCTCAAATCCTTCAACATCGGCCTCGACTTTACATTGCTGGATGGCGAATTCGACGGTGCCATCGACTGGTATAGCCGTAAAACTACCGACATGCTGTACCCGGTTCCCATGCCGGCGGCATCCATCGGTATGGGCGGGGCGCCTTTCGTGAATATCGGCGACATGAAAAATACCGGTATCGAACTGGGACTGGGTTATCATTACGGTCAGCGTGAAAACAAACCCTTCAAGCTCGACGTGAACGTGAACATTTCCCGTAACGTGAACCAGGTAGTATCGCTGGCGCCTTCCGTGAAAGAACAGGTGTACGGTACTTTCCGTAGCCTTCAAACCACGATCCTCCGTCCGGGCGAGCCCTTCGGTTCCTTCTACGGTTACAAATGGGATGGTGTTTATACCAGCGCAGACGATCTCGCGAAAAGCCCGAAATACAGCGGTGCGCGCGTAGGCGGCCCCAAATACATCGATGTTACCGGAGACGGACAGATCACCCCGGCCGACCGTACCATCATCGGCAACCCGCACCCCGACTTCCTGTACAGCTTCGGCATCAACGCCAAGTACAAAAGCTGGGACCTGGCTATGTTCTTCAACGGTTCGCAGGGCAACGACCTGTATGAAGCTACCCGTTACTTTACGGACTTCAGCACGTTCGACGGTACTGCCAGCGTGCGTATGCTCGACCGCTGGTCTCCCTCCAACCCGAACTCCAGGACCCATACGCCGAACCGCAAAGCGTCTGACTACGAGCTGGCGTCTTCCGGATATTATGTACAGGACGGTAGCTACTTCCGCATGAAGAACCTCCAGATCGGCTACAACTTTAAAGTTGACAACTGGTTCAAGGGCAACATGCGCACACTGCGTGCTTATGTAGGCGCATCCAACCTGTTTACGCTCACGAAGTACACTGGTCTTGATCCTGAAGTGAGCCAGACCAACTCCACTTTCTCGGCTTTGGGCGTGGACTTCGGCGTGTACCCCGTGTCTCGCCAGTTTTTAATCGGTTTCAGTGCAGGTTTCTAATTTAAAAGTATTTGAACATGAAAAGGATTCATAGCATCATATTAGTGGCATGCGCTACAGTACTGGGCTCCTGCGGCGCAGACTTCCTGGAAAGGAACCCCCAGGGAGAATTGAGCCAGGATCAGATCAAATCCGCCCGGGGTGTGGAAGGTATGCTGACGGGCGCATACGGCCTGGTAAACGGCAACGTTTCCGGTACCTGGGGCAACTATTCCTCCGCACCCAGCCAGTGGCTGTTCGGGGAAGTAGGTGCCGATAACGCCCACAAAGGCAGTAATAACGGCGACCAGCCCAACATGAACCAGGTAGAGCTGCACGATGTGTCGCCCACCAACGATAATACCGAGATCATGTGGAACCGGTATTACGAAGGCATCGCACGTTGTAACAACACGCTGCGGTTGCTGAAACTGGTACAGGCCGGTGCTACCGACAAACTCTCCGACGCAAGGGCCAAGGAAGTTGAGGCCGAAGCCCGCTTCCTCCGCGCGCACTATTACTTCTTCCTCCGCAGGACTTTCTCCAAACTTCCCTATGTGGATGAAACGATGGCGCCTGAAGACGCATTGAAAGTGACCAACGAAGGCGAAGTGTATCCGAAGATCGAGGCCGACTTCAAATTCGCGA
Proteins encoded in this region:
- a CDS encoding TonB-dependent receptor, with amino-acid sequence MTKAISGTFFLTAALSGPLSVHASIASGLYFQQVQTVKGKVISEQDKQPVPGAAVQIKGTSKGTVTNENGEFTIQANTGDILMISSIGFTAQEIAVAAGKSYDVTLAFSNTSLDEVVVTGYSAQRVKDLTGAVAVVNVNQMKQQPVASPVESLQGKATGVQIISDGAPGATPQIRIRGFSTINNNDPLFVIDGVPYEGKLSWLDQNDIETMQVLKDASSASIYGARANNGVVIITTRQGVKGPPKINLSSYFGTQVPNKNAFPKMMNPQQYAEYVYEAFRNSGQTPGQEGTTGNNYGTGATPTLPEYLVAGKVTGQKVTAADADPSRYNYSRASETFYQITKANKQGTNWFDEISQTAPIRNVQLGVNGGGDNATYAIGAGYLGQKGTIRHTGYNRYNGRANTRFSAFNNHFRFGENMQYSYEEFVGVGVNPNVSGDYQGEGSALGFAYRIPVIIPVYDIMGNFAGSRGDKLGNAQNPLALLYRAKDNVQKRNFFFGNVFGEVDLVKGLVAKTSFGLRYENYSGISLTYPNLEFSEGSAANGMSENQGFNTEWTWTNTLTYKWEVANVHSLTVLAGTEAFRSRNRFLSAGRNDYFLLGQTDYYYLPAGASNINNTSSGGVGSLFSIFGRADYSFRDRYLVSLTVRRDGSSNFSKNSRYGTFPAGSIAWRLSEEDFLKGNKFITDLKLRAGYGITGNQRIPAFQYIDRYESLIANAFYPFNGKSVTGGVWQKAYKNENVKWEELKSFNIGLDFTLLDGEFDGAIDWYSRKTTDMLYPVPMPAASIGMGGAPFVNIGDMKNTGIELGLGYHYGQRENKPFKLDVNVNISRNVNQVVSLAPSVKEQVYGTFRSLQTTILRPGEPFGSFYGYKWDGVYTSADDLAKSPKYSGARVGGPKYIDVTGDGQITPADRTIIGNPHPDFLYSFGINAKYKSWDLAMFFNGSQGNDLYEATRYFTDFSTFDGTASVRMLDRWSPSNPNSRTHTPNRKASDYELASSGYYVQDGSYFRMKNLQIGYNFKVDNWFKGNMRTLRAYVGASNLFTLTKYTGLDPEVSQTNSTFSALGVDFGVYPVSRQFLIGFSAGF
- a CDS encoding flavin reductase family protein; this translates as MKRSYRKTDMPVEQIRRLLEPGPIVLVSSRWQNRNNIMTMGWHCVMEFSPSLIGCMITATNHSFDMVRQSGECVINIPTADMLDTIIGIGNTSGRSVDKFKKFHLTPGEAATVSAPVIEECYAHFECRVADRKMLEKYNFFILEVKRATAAVWPRYPRTVHYRGNGVFMESGRNIARPEKFRPQNL
- a CDS encoding helix-turn-helix domain-containing protein, with product MKASGSSLAGRYAGVLSKDHVRMLSWMERSGMCTREEALAGSALQPEPALAALTQLERHYLLQETGGWMRITPEGSALLTTLGLGAGSFRNFIPPGTLPDMEQRWLEAMALQYREHYHAAWLNTLQCLKFWSWIRRPRSRKDRRKHKPVKQYIAILLHDLLFHPLPAVFPPGFTDAGKVPSFLKTWQAARDIRPAPRYSLTEYLRLKDLFFRHERYSMMYLLEARHYRAPHFRLNMRNIYRYFLHETRPHRKTVIPAPPPPGVIPLPVLSAAVATEDLRHIPQDYWPLQIPCALKHFFRDSAHDRISQVIRVAPFTIRIHDVITHEPLQLSPEEPREPCCSIQVLQRVMPCEQAEKTAFFGCGMYQDEDPGEKFHRLSADVYYCAFRADIRPEDLVRLSATWPQLATLAGKAAAWLHGAQPAVNLRANELVNMLLTQVLHCSYIGDVAQCFLRRICIDLLLAAAMQNRMAAIKRHVRLTPADKVALHDIFTQARQDVGLLTDVQMLTEQFHLSRYKYQNGFLQEFGISPNDYHHMLIMYHAFHLLHRNGKSMLITAIRCGFETPAALRSAYIRHFGSDPYHLAHMQ
- a CDS encoding Na+/H+ antiporter produces the protein MAQVPPHRALSRQRRVHGIRPQHRPARKIQAAKPIIRYGASVFPLHPAGNFHPAARYAVAEDPRRLSHHPAAGRPFALRHSRHPGRGHQSAVHLRHFPPPLLYEAAWYTSWKDLWRWRRVIGSFAFIMVIVTSFIVAWVSSSFIPGFTMALGFLLGGIVSPPDAVSATSVLKYVKVPKRLSAIIEGESLLNDASSLIVFRFALVAVDSGRFIFQEAAISFVTVIFMGIAIGIAVAIVYYFLHRKLPTSANMDIVLTLTAPYVMYLTAEMFHFSGVLAVVSGGLFLSYRSHKFLSAGSRLRGTTVWSAVAFVLNGLVFLLIGLEMPVVIRDLGPVSLGSAIGYGVLVTLVLIVTRLACTYFASVFTVFISRFITTADPSPGWKGPLIFGWAGMRGVVSLAAALSLPFSFPQRNLILFITFTVILLTLVVQGLSLPWLVKKLDMEDADHPKPVEEQDHIVREKLAALGIRYLDEHYANELANNIPLQHLRARYVAEELARGNVADGDHEVYRKVAFELLEVQRNYLLEINAASYSTDDGVIRKYLGLLDLEEEKLRLKSAEETAE